TGCACGACAAAGTCGACGTAATCCACCAGAACCCACCGGCCACCTCGCATTCCCTCTACGCCCGCCGGCCTCACACCCTCTTTCTTCAACTCATCGACGAGGTGGTCGGCGATGGAGGTCACATGGGTGTCGGAACGGCCGCTGGCAATGAGAAAGTAGTCGGTCGCCGAGGAGATGTTGCGCAGGTCGATGAGGTTCA
The sequence above is drawn from the Longimicrobiaceae bacterium genome and encodes:
- the rsfS gene encoding ribosome silencing factor, whose amino-acid sequence is MSSTSLPDIPQELSRAIDLLFDRKAVDVNLIDLRNISSATDYFLIASGRSDTHVTSIADHLVDELKKEGVRPAGVEGMRGGRWVLVDYVDFVVHVFHPAAREFYQLERLWGDAPLHVLEPRAAS